Below is a window of Myroides profundi DNA.
TTGGGACCTAATTTACTAGAAACCCAAATTGTCATGGATACAAACCCAGCAGCTAGTGCTATTTGCATTAAGATTGGGATGAAATCAAGTTGACTTGCCTGCATATCTAAAGTATTTATATTAATACAACATACAAATATACATTCGAGTTCTCGTTTTACAAAGCTTTGGTACTCTAGGTGTTGCCTAGTTTGACTCTAATGGCTTAATATGTATTTAGATTAATTATAAATAGAATGTGAGGTAATAAAAAAAGCTATCCATTTTTGAAATGAATAGCTTCTTCGTAATTGAAAATTTATATTGTAAAAAATTAATTTCCTATCACTTCTACATCTACAGCGATTAAACCTTTTTTACCTTTTTCTTCAGTATAAGAAACGCGGTCACCTTGGTTAATGCTTTTAGTTTTTAAACCTGTGATGTGAACAAAAATGTCTTGTTTAGTAGCTTCATTTGTGATAAAGCCAAATCCTTTGTCTTCATTGAAGAACTTAATTACGCCTGTATGCATTGTATTGAAATAAATAAAATTATGTTCAAATATAATGTTTGTTTCGAACTAAGTTTAGTTTTTTTTGATTTTTTTTTAAAAATTAATGTTTATTTAATTGAAGAGGAGATTTTTATTTTCAATTCTATAATAGATTTCGAATAGTTTGTGTTACTTCCAGCTCTATTTGCTTTTTGTGGTTGTGGGGAAGAGTGCTATTAAAAACAAAAAGGGCTATTCGATTAAGAATAGCCCTTTGAGATATCTGATATAGATTAATCCTCTAAAGGTTTCATTGTGAAACTTTCCATAAATGCTGTTGTATAGTTACCAGCGATATAGTTTGGATCATCCATTAATTGTCTATGGAATGGAATAGTCGTTTTGATTCCTTCGATTACGAATTCGTCTAATGCTCTTCTCATCTTGTTAATTGCCTCTTCTCTTGTTTGAGCAGTTGTAATTAACTTAGCGATCATAGAGTCATAGTTCGGAGGAATAGAGTATCCAGAGTACACGTGAGTGTCTAGACGTACACCGTGTCCACCAGGTGTGTGAAGAGTTGTAATCTTCCCTGGAGATGGGCGGAAGTCATTGAATGGATCCTCTGCATTGATACGACATTCTATTGAGTGCATTTTAGGCAAGTAGTTTTTACCAGAAATTGGTGTACCTGCTGCAACTAAAATTTGCTCTCTGATTAAGTCATAATCGATTACCTGTTCAGTGATAGGGTGTTCCACTTGGATACGAGTATTCATTTCCATGAAGTAGAAGTTTCTGTCTCTGTCTACTAAGAATTCGATAGTACCAGCACCTTCATATTTAATGAATTCAGCAGCTTTTACAGCAGCTTCACCCATTTTTTGTCTCAATTCATCTGTCATGAATGGAGAAGGTGTTTCTTCTGTTAATTTTTGGTGACGTCTTTGGATAGAACAGTCACGCTCAGAAAGGTGACATGCTTTACCGTAAGAGTCTCCTACTACTTGGATCTCGATGTGACGTGGGTCAAGGATTAGTTTCTCCATGTACATACCATCGTTACCGAAAGCTGCAGAAGCTTCTTGACGTGCACTTTCCCATGCTCTATCTAGCTCTTCTTCTTTCAAGATTTCACGCATACCTTTACCACCACCACCAGCAGTAGCTTTCATCATTACTGGGTAACCGATAGCTTTAGCTGTTTTTTTAGCGTGTTCTAATGATTCTAATAATCCGTCAGAACCAGGTACAGTAGGTACTCCAGCTAATTTCATTGTTTCCTTAGCTGTAGCTTTATCTCCCATTTTTTCAATCATCTCTGGTCCAGCACCGATGAACTTCACACCGTGCTCTTGACAGATTTTAGAAAATTTAGCGTTTTCTGATAAGAAACCGTAACCAGGGTGTATAGCATCTGCATTTGTAATTTCAGCAGCAGCTATTATGTTTGAAATCTTTAAATACGATAAGTTACTTGGAGCAGGTCCAATACAAACAGCTTCATCCGCAAAACGAACGTGTAAACTATCTGCATCCGCAGTAGAGTAAACTGCTACAGTTTTAATGCCCATTTCTTTACATGTTCTAATAACACGTAAGGCAATTTCACCTCTATTAGCGATTAATATTTTTTTAAACATCTCTTGAAACTTTAATTTAACTTTAGTGAGTTTACTTCGTTAGAAAGTAAAAATTGGTGTGTTATAAATTTCTTAAGATGGATCAACTAAGAATAATGGTTGATCAAATTCTACTGGAGAAGCATCGTCAACTAATACTTTAACGATTTTACCAGAAATTTCAGATTCGATTTCGTTGAATAATTTCATTGCTTCGATTACACATACTACATCTCCTGCTTTAATAGTTTTTCCTACTTCAGCAAATGGTTCTTTGTCTGGAGCTGGTTTTCTATAGAATGTTCCAATGATTGGAGATTTTACAGTGATGTATTTAGAATCTTCACTTGTTGCAGTTTCTGTTGCAGCAGCAGCTGGAGCGGCTGGAGCAGCAGCTTGTTGAGCTACTGGAGCTTGTGTTAATGCAGAAGCTACTGGTACTTGTTGGATATAAGTAGTCTCAGTATTACCTGTTTCTGTTGTTTTAATGGTGATTTTAAAATCATCCATTTCTAATTTTACTTCTGTAGCACCTGATTTAGCTACGAATTTAATTAAGTTTTGAATCTCTCTAATGTCCATACCTAATGTATTGGTTAGTTGTTTTTATTTCGCTGTGTACGACCACTTTAAGTACATTGCACCCCACGTGAATCCACCTCCAAAAGTAGCAAAAATAATATTATCACCCTTTTTAAGTTGTTTTTCGTAATCGCAAAGTAGTAATGGTAAAGTGGCAGACGTTGTATTTCCGTATCTTTCGATATTCATTAATACCTTTGAGTCATCTAAGCCCATTCTGTGAGCTGTGGCATCAATGATTCGTTTGTTCGCTTGGTGTGCAGCTAACCAAGTCACATCTTCATGAGAAAGATTGTTTCGTTGCATTACTTTTTCACTTACATCAGCCATGTTTGATACAGCATATTTAAATACTGTTTTTCCATCTTGGAATACATAGTGTTGTTTGTTTGCAACAGTTTCTGCACTTGCAGGTAAGATAGATCCTCCTGCTTCGATTTTTAAGAACTCACGGCCAATACCGTCGCTTCTTAAGTATTCATCTTGTACTCCATAACCTTCTGAGTTAGGCTCGAATAATACTGCTCCAGCAGCATCTCCGAAGATAATACAAGTTGCACGATCTGTATAATCGATGATTGATGACATCTTATCTGATCCGATCAACAATACTTTTTTATATCTACCTGATTCGATATATGCAGAAGCTACTGACATACCATATAAAAAGCTAGAACAAGCTGCTTGTAAATCAAATGAAAATGCATTCGTTGCTCCAATTTTTGTTGCAACATAAACTCCTGTAGAAGCTACAGGCATATCAGGTGTCGCTGTTGATAAGATTATACAATCTATATCTTTAGGATCTGTGCCTGATTTGCGTAATAAATCTTCTGCGGCTTTAATAGCCATATAAGAAGCTCCTTCACCAGGTTCTTTAAGAATTCTTCTTTCTTTAATTCCTGTACGGCTAGTTATCCATTCGTCGTTTGTATCTACCATAGTCTCTAAGTCCGTATTGGTTAACTTAGTCTCTGGTAAGTAGCATCCGATCGCTGTAATGGCTGCGTGTATTTTTGTCATATGGTGTTGCTTTACTTTATAAAAACATTCCAAAAAGAAGCGAAAATTACAAAAAAAAAACGAATTAACGGTTCTTTGGAGGCGTAAAGTACGTTTTTTGGGCTATATACCAAAAAAAAACTCTCACACATTGTGAGAGTTAATTTGTACTTTGTCTAAAGTTATGCCTCTACTTCAGCTGTTTTGTCGATTACAACTTGCCCTCTGTAGTACATTTTTCCTTCATGCCAGTAAGCTCTGTGATATAAGTGAGCTTCTCCTGTTACAGGACATGTAGCGATTGTTGGAGCTACAGCTTTGTAGTGAGTTCTTCTCTTATCTCTTCTTGTTTTCGAGGTTTTTCTCTTAGGATGTGCCATTTTACTATATTATTTATCCGTTAATAGTTTCTTTAATTCTGCCCATCTAGGGTCAATATCTTTATTCGTATTTTCTTCTTCCTCTTCTACATCATCATCTTCTAGGTCGTCTATTAAATCGAAGATTTCATCGTCTTCATCATCGAATAGACTGTCGAACTCATCATCTTCGTCTTCATTAACATAACCTAGATAGTCAAGTGCTGCAGAATCTAGTGTTCCGTCTTTTACCCCAGGGTGAACCCTTTTTTGAGGTATAGCTAGAGCTATCATTTCATATATATACTGAGCTACATTTATATGATGTTCTGTATATGGGATAATTAATATCTCATCGTGATCATTATTAAATGCTTCTCCAAATTTAACTACCAAGTCAATTTCACTATCTATTGGTAGATCAAAATCTTGATTTGTCACATCACAAGGTACGTTTGCAAAACCTTTACTCGTGAAATGCAACTCAAATAAGTTGATTTTCTTGTCTAAAAGAACGTTTATGTCAGCAGTTATATGATTGAAATCACTGTAGTTATAGTTCTCGAAAAAACTGTCATCTACCTTAAAATCAAACGAATGCTTCCCGTTTTTTAATCCTGTGAAAGGAATTAAAAAGTCTTTTTCAATATTCATGGAATACATGATTTGAGCGTGCAAAGATAAAAAATTATTATAATTACAAGCTAGTTATCAAATTTTTTTGTGCTAAAATCTTTTTCTTGAGGCTGTAATGGGTTTGCAGCTGCCTCTATATTTCTAGTTCTATTGTTATAAATATCAATAGCTAGATATAGTGCTTCTTTGAATGAAGTCTCATCTGCAATGCCTTTTCCAGCTATTTCATAAGCAGTTCCGTGGTCTGGAGATGTTCTAATCTTGTCTAGTCCAGCAGTATAGTTCACACCATGACCAAAAGAAATCGCTTTGAAAGGGGCTAAACCTTGATCGTGGTAGCATGCTATCACCGCATCAAAGTGTTTGTGTGTTCCTGATCCGAAAAAACCATCAGCAGGAAACGGACCTGAAATTAGAATGCCTTCTTCATTAAGTTTTTCTACTGTCGGTTTTATGATTGTTAATTCCTCATTTCCTATAACACCGCCGTCACCAGCATGTGGGTTTAATCCTAAGATAGCAATACGTGGTTTGAATATATTGAAATCTTGAATTAACGTATCGTTTATCGTTTTTACCTTTTGTTCGATTAGCTCTGGTGTGATTGCCTTAGCTACATCTTGTATAGGTAAGTGATCTGTTAATAATCCTATTTTTAGATCCTCACTTACTAGAAGCATAAGAGCCTGTCCTTCTAATTGCTCGTTTAGATAATCAGTGTGTCCAGGGTATTTAAACTCTTCGTCTACGCTATTATATTTATTGATAGGAGCAGTTACTAATACGTCTATCTCTCCGTTTTTTAAAGCTTCTGTTGCTGCAACAAATGATTTTATAGCATATTTTCCAACGATAGGGTCGTTTTTACCAAATGAAATATTAACGTTTTCCTTCCATAGGTTTAATACGTTTAATCTATTTGGAACGATTTGACTTAAACTATCTATTCCTTGTATCGCTGTATTATTATCAATCGTTTTTTTTATATATGATAGTGGCTTTGAATTTCCGAATATAACAGGAGTGCAGATTTCTAGCATTCTACTGTCTTCGAAACATTTGAGTATAACTTCACTGCCTATCCCATTTAGGTCCCCGATAGAGATACCTACTTTTATAATTTCTTCTTTGTGGCTCATAGTTTCGTTTAAATTATTCCTACTTTTGAAAGCAAATTTAATAAAATAAATGGAGTTATGTTTACAGGAATAGTTGAAAACATCGGAAATATCAAAAGAATAGAGAAAGAGCAAGAAAACTTACATATCACTGTAGAATCTGCATTCGCTAGTGAATTGCAGATTGATCAGAGTGTTCTACATAATGGTATCTGTCTGACGGTAGTAGCACTAGCTGATGGTGAGTATACAGTGACTGCTATTAAAGAAACGATAGATGTGACGAGTATAGGTCAGTGGAGAGTAGGGCAAGAGCTTAACTTAGAACGTGCTATGCTGATGAATGGTCGTTTAGACGGGCATATCGTTCAAGGGCATGTAGACCATATCGCTACTTGTGTCAGTATAGAAGAAGTAGGAGGTAGTACATATTTTGGGTTTGAGTACAAAACTACATCACAGCATGTGACGATAGAGAAAGGATCTATTACAATAGACGGTACAAGTCTAACAGTTGTAGATTCTGGTATCAATACTTTTAAAGTTGCGATTATTCCATACACATTAGAGCATACTATATTTAAGCATTATCAAGTGGGAACGGTAGTTAACCTTGAGTTTGATGTAGTGGGTAAGTATGTTGCTAAGTTGGTGCAATTGAGAAGTTTGTAGTAAATATTTAGTATTTTTATCGGACTATTGGTGTAAAAGACTTTACTTTGCACCTGAAAAAAAAGTATATGAAGTTTAATTCGCAAAATAGTAATTTTGCTGCCATGACGGATGAAGAGTTAGTACAATTCATTGTTCATAGTAGTAATACTAACTTGTTTGGGATACTTTATGATCGGTACGCACAGAAGGTATATGCGAAGTGTATTGGTTTTGCAGAGTCTAGAGATGTAGCAGAAGACCTTACACAAGATATTTTTGTGAAGTTGTATTTAAACCTGAAGAACTTTAGAGGTGATTCTAAATTTTCTACGTGGTTGTATTCTTTTGCGTATAATCATTGTGTTAATTATTCCAGGTTAGTTCTTAAGAAGAAGAGAAATGAAGAAACATTGGATGATGAGAATCAATACGCATTATCTGTAGAAGACGAGATTTCGGATGAGGAGATATTCTCATTGAGTGTCGATAGGTTACAAGAGTCATTAGTAAGGTTGGATCCGGAGGACAAGATTGTTTTGTTGATGAAATATCAGGATGACAAGTCTATTAAGGAGATTTCCACCCTGTTGGATTTAGGAGAGAGTGCGGTGAAAATGAGACTCCACAGGGCTAAGAAAAAAATTGTTGAAATTTATAACTCGTTGTAATTATGGATAATCCGTTTAAAAAAATTCTTCAGGACGAAAAATTACCAGATTACTTAAAAGATAGGGTAATAGATAATCTCAACTTTATTAAGTTATCACTAGATGTGTCAGAACTTTATACTGTTAAGGTTCCTCAGGCATTAGGTAGCCTGATAGGAGAAAAAGATGTAAAAAAAGAAAATGAAATAATCAATAAAATTAAAAATAGTAAGGATGATGGAACGTTATAACTTTGAGTATCCTAGTCAAATGATTAACTCTGTAATGAGCTCGTTATTACAAGGATTGATAGGATTTGTTTTTTTAGTAGGCTATATTTTAATTTCTTGGTTAATAATTAAGGTATGTTCTTATGTCTTAAAGAAGCTGTTTAAGGTTATTCGCTTAGAGAAAATACAAAATCTATTAAGCGAAAATGACTTTTTGAATAAGGTGAATATTAAGATCAGTGTGTCTGATATCTTAATATTCTTTGTAAAGGTGTTTTTAATCTTCTTAATGGTAGTAGTAGGAGCTGAGTTATTTGGTCTAGCTATTGTCTCTCGTGAGATTGGAAACCTGATGTTGTATATTCCTAAAGTGTTTGTAGCACTACTGATCTTCGTAGGAGGATTGTATTTTGCTACATGGGTAAAGAAAGCTATTGTGGAAGTGTTAAAGGCTGTTGACTTCAGTGGAGCACGTATGATAGGTAATATCTTATTCTATCTAATCTTGGTTTTTGTGTTTATTACTACATTGAATCAGATGGGTATAAACACAGATATTATTACTAATAATATCTCTATTATCGTAGGGGCTATCCTATTGACTGTAGCTTTATCATTAGGATTAGGGGCTAAAGATGTTGTGACTAGATTATTGTTCTCTTTTTACGCTCGTAAGAATCTAGAGTTAGGACAGCTAGTGCGTATCGATGGTTTAGAAGGATATGTGATTTCTATTGATAATATTTATTTATGTCTGTTAGTAGAAGGAAAGAAACACTATCTACCGATAGCTAAAGTATCAGAAAGTCATATCGAGATAATAAAATAAACTACAAGTAGCAGTAGCTATTTAGTTATAAGAAAAGGCGAATGTTCTCATGAACATTCGCCTTTTTTAGTATTAGTATCTTGGATTGAGGGTTGTTCTCTAAGATTAAAGTTGTTGAATAAGACTGTTTTTTTATTTTCTTTCCGCTCTTTTTGACTAGATATGGAGTTTATGACTTTGGTTGCTCTTTTTGTTTTATAATGCAGGATTGAGTTTTTTATAGAGTG
It encodes the following:
- a CDS encoding cold-shock protein, with the translated sequence MHTGVIKFFNEDKGFGFITNEATKQDIFVHITGLKTKSINQGDRVSYTEEKGKKGLIAVDVEVIGN
- the accC gene encoding acetyl-CoA carboxylase biotin carboxylase subunit, with amino-acid sequence MFKKILIANRGEIALRVIRTCKEMGIKTVAVYSTADADSLHVRFADEAVCIGPAPSNLSYLKISNIIAAAEITNADAIHPGYGFLSENAKFSKICQEHGVKFIGAGPEMIEKMGDKATAKETMKLAGVPTVPGSDGLLESLEHAKKTAKAIGYPVMMKATAGGGGKGMREILKEEELDRAWESARQEASAAFGNDGMYMEKLILDPRHIEIQVVGDSYGKACHLSERDCSIQRRHQKLTEETPSPFMTDELRQKMGEAAVKAAEFIKYEGAGTIEFLVDRDRNFYFMEMNTRIQVEHPITEQVIDYDLIREQILVAAGTPISGKNYLPKMHSIECRINAEDPFNDFRPSPGKITTLHTPGGHGVRLDTHVYSGYSIPPNYDSMIAKLITTAQTREEAINKMRRALDEFVIEGIKTTIPFHRQLMDDPNYIAGNYTTAFMESFTMKPLED
- the accB gene encoding acetyl-CoA carboxylase biotin carboxyl carrier protein, whose translation is MDIREIQNLIKFVAKSGATEVKLEMDDFKITIKTTETGNTETTYIQQVPVASALTQAPVAQQAAAPAAPAAAATETATSEDSKYITVKSPIIGTFYRKPAPDKEPFAEVGKTIKAGDVVCVIEAMKLFNEIESEISGKIVKVLVDDASPVEFDQPLFLVDPS
- a CDS encoding beta-ketoacyl-ACP synthase III — protein: MTKIHAAITAIGCYLPETKLTNTDLETMVDTNDEWITSRTGIKERRILKEPGEGASYMAIKAAEDLLRKSGTDPKDIDCIILSTATPDMPVASTGVYVATKIGATNAFSFDLQAACSSFLYGMSVASAYIESGRYKKVLLIGSDKMSSIIDYTDRATCIIFGDAAGAVLFEPNSEGYGVQDEYLRSDGIGREFLKIEAGGSILPASAETVANKQHYVFQDGKTVFKYAVSNMADVSEKVMQRNNLSHEDVTWLAAHQANKRIIDATAHRMGLDDSKVLMNIERYGNTTSATLPLLLCDYEKQLKKGDNIIFATFGGGFTWGAMYLKWSYTAK
- the rpmF gene encoding 50S ribosomal protein L32; translation: MAHPKRKTSKTRRDKRRTHYKAVAPTIATCPVTGEAHLYHRAYWHEGKMYYRGQVVIDKTAEVEA
- a CDS encoding YceD family protein; translation: MNIEKDFLIPFTGLKNGKHSFDFKVDDSFFENYNYSDFNHITADINVLLDKKINLFELHFTSKGFANVPCDVTNQDFDLPIDSEIDLVVKFGEAFNNDHDEILIIPYTEHHINVAQYIYEMIALAIPQKRVHPGVKDGTLDSAALDYLGYVNEDEDDEFDSLFDDEDDEIFDLIDDLEDDDVEEEEENTNKDIDPRWAELKKLLTDK
- the pdxA gene encoding 4-hydroxythreonine-4-phosphate dehydrogenase PdxA, with translation MSHKEEIIKVGISIGDLNGIGSEVILKCFEDSRMLEICTPVIFGNSKPLSYIKKTIDNNTAIQGIDSLSQIVPNRLNVLNLWKENVNISFGKNDPIVGKYAIKSFVAATEALKNGEIDVLVTAPINKYNSVDEEFKYPGHTDYLNEQLEGQALMLLVSEDLKIGLLTDHLPIQDVAKAITPELIEQKVKTINDTLIQDFNIFKPRIAILGLNPHAGDGGVIGNEELTIIKPTVEKLNEEGILISGPFPADGFFGSGTHKHFDAVIACYHDQGLAPFKAISFGHGVNYTAGLDKIRTSPDHGTAYEIAGKGIADETSFKEALYLAIDIYNNRTRNIEAAANPLQPQEKDFSTKKFDN
- a CDS encoding riboflavin synthase gives rise to the protein MFTGIVENIGNIKRIEKEQENLHITVESAFASELQIDQSVLHNGICLTVVALADGEYTVTAIKETIDVTSIGQWRVGQELNLERAMLMNGRLDGHIVQGHVDHIATCVSIEEVGGSTYFGFEYKTTSQHVTIEKGSITIDGTSLTVVDSGINTFKVAIIPYTLEHTIFKHYQVGTVVNLEFDVVGKYVAKLVQLRSL
- a CDS encoding RNA polymerase sigma factor, producing the protein MKFNSQNSNFAAMTDEELVQFIVHSSNTNLFGILYDRYAQKVYAKCIGFAESRDVAEDLTQDIFVKLYLNLKNFRGDSKFSTWLYSFAYNHCVNYSRLVLKKKRNEETLDDENQYALSVEDEISDEEIFSLSVDRLQESLVRLDPEDKIVLLMKYQDDKSIKEISTLLDLGESAVKMRLHRAKKKIVEIYNSL
- a CDS encoding mechanosensitive ion channel family protein, which produces MMERYNFEYPSQMINSVMSSLLQGLIGFVFLVGYILISWLIIKVCSYVLKKLFKVIRLEKIQNLLSENDFLNKVNIKISVSDILIFFVKVFLIFLMVVVGAELFGLAIVSREIGNLMLYIPKVFVALLIFVGGLYFATWVKKAIVEVLKAVDFSGARMIGNILFYLILVFVFITTLNQMGINTDIITNNISIIVGAILLTVALSLGLGAKDVVTRLLFSFYARKNLELGQLVRIDGLEGYVISIDNIYLCLLVEGKKHYLPIAKVSESHIEIIK